A part of Aurantimicrobium sp. MWH-Uga1 genomic DNA contains:
- a CDS encoding PP2C family serine/threonine-protein phosphatase, giving the protein MTALGQNSTGTTVVDLSTGASVTLAWAAGTDVGNHRANNEDSYAIACPVFAVADGMGGHSAGDVASDAVVQRIAGLEKSGFADLDALEMALALSVTDLRSRLTEEQQGAGTTVTGAALVQEADQLQWAIFNIGDSRVYVKMGETFEQVTVDHSVVQQLVDAGTITKEEADYHPHANVITRAVGIIDEPIPDYVALPVIPGMRLLLCSDGLTKELTDVGIEHFLSAAPTVEDAVTELMNAALTNSGRDNVTLIVIDVMAVTVGHTESTVSPA; this is encoded by the coding sequence GTGACTGCCCTTGGCCAGAACTCAACTGGGACGACTGTTGTCGACCTGAGTACCGGGGCATCCGTCACGCTTGCGTGGGCTGCAGGAACAGATGTGGGAAACCACCGTGCCAACAATGAAGACTCCTACGCGATTGCCTGCCCCGTCTTTGCTGTTGCTGATGGCATGGGAGGTCACAGCGCAGGCGATGTGGCCAGTGACGCGGTTGTGCAGCGCATTGCTGGTCTCGAAAAGTCAGGCTTTGCTGATTTGGACGCCCTCGAAATGGCGTTAGCACTATCGGTGACGGATTTGCGTTCTCGTTTGACCGAAGAACAGCAGGGCGCTGGAACTACGGTCACCGGTGCGGCATTGGTGCAGGAAGCAGATCAACTGCAATGGGCAATCTTCAACATTGGTGACTCACGTGTGTACGTGAAGATGGGCGAGACTTTCGAACAGGTCACCGTCGATCACTCGGTGGTGCAGCAGCTGGTTGATGCAGGCACCATCACCAAAGAAGAAGCCGACTACCACCCTCACGCCAATGTGATCACACGTGCTGTGGGCATCATCGACGAACCAATTCCCGACTATGTTGCACTTCCCGTTATTCCAGGCATGCGTTTACTTCTGTGTTCTGATGGGCTGACAAAGGAACTGACCGATGTCGGCATCGAGCATTTTCTCTCAGCTGCACCGACGGTTGAAGACGCAGTAACGGAGCTCATGAACGCTGCTTTGACAAATAGCGGTCGCGATAACGTCACCCTCATCGTCATCGACGTTATGGCAGTCACGGTGGGGCACACCGAATCCACAGTTTCACCTGCTTAA
- a CDS encoding FHA domain-containing protein, which translates to MMNNPDENTHITPDDDTVIPDNPDDDTVIRVPIDETIVGSVEVIESTVIDAVTGDDATIVGAVIPSEDDTVITSDETVIPESTTGQYNTLIGSLLDTSVGVKQLLGDLENIDEEPEDQPEQQEDIHSQFSLRHINGTKWSLTKPVIFGRLPVVPVRSEQSVTLAVLSSPDGIVSSTHARLEMQGDVVVVTDLRSTNGTRIIIPSHPTVLLAPGDSMALSVGAIVDLGDGNRIEVLG; encoded by the coding sequence ATGATGAATAACCCTGACGAGAACACCCACATCACCCCAGATGATGACACCGTCATCCCCGATAATCCTGATGATGACACCGTTATTCGGGTTCCCATTGATGAAACAATTGTTGGCTCGGTTGAGGTTATTGAAAGCACAGTCATCGACGCGGTGACCGGTGATGATGCCACCATCGTTGGCGCGGTCATTCCGTCGGAAGATGACACGGTAATTACTTCAGATGAGACGGTGATTCCAGAGTCCACCACAGGCCAATACAACACACTCATCGGTTCCCTGCTCGATACGTCTGTGGGTGTGAAGCAACTGCTTGGAGATCTGGAGAACATCGACGAGGAACCTGAAGACCAGCCTGAGCAACAAGAAGATATTCATTCGCAGTTCTCCCTGCGTCATATCAATGGAACAAAGTGGTCGCTGACGAAGCCGGTAATCTTTGGCAGGCTCCCTGTGGTGCCTGTGCGATCAGAGCAAAGCGTGACACTGGCCGTTCTTTCCTCACCGGACGGAATTGTTTCCTCCACCCACGCCCGCTTGGAAATGCAGGGGGATGTGGTGGTTGTGACTGATTTACGCTCTACAAATGGAACACGCATCATCATTCCATCTCACCCAACCGTCTTGCTCGCGCCCGGGGATTCCATGGCCTTGAGTGTTGGCGCAATCGTGGACCTTGGAGACGGTAATAGAATTGAAGTTCTTGGCTAA
- a CDS encoding Ig-like domain-containing protein, with product MLRRWFATLRGMSLRRRTVLKWTASLVALSMLVIGSILATGYQAQRVNLDDGAVWVTNGDKQAIGRANTKVFELNTVLTTDSTQMDLVQNSSHVFLINEATRSLDIVDQATGEVAESIPLPQDVTYAALAGDNIILHAPATGDVWVLPAATLSNFDAKTQPANFTVGADSVVAVSSAGYLVGVSASLGTVSTINTTSSVTSDIQQLDAELTAGKVQATLIGERWAVLDQQTATLYTQGRVIDLGSASFDVGQSVLQQPSARGIEASGNRITSVSGSSSILISHTAGLAAINLDSGEVFSSVASAQGRPASAVIHGECAYAAWSGGTVWSKCGVAEESTENAESMAGSAELVFRVSDQVVALNDALNGLVWAVQGGVRLINNWDTLLEQQALEQQVVQTNNADAPEFAKDPQPPVAVDDDLGARPGRVTSLPVLLNDYDPNGDALVIDTVTSIPAALGEIYINADRSQVMVRLAPDASGSTQFDYSISDGRGGQASATVTLNIRPESENSPPVQARPTRTNVATGGQVIVNVLEDWIDPDGDAIFVASATVDAPDSLSYTPAGRVAFTDSGRGGGGLKQVALEISDGRASGFGAVQINVRAPGQVPIVADAFAVIAIVGQPITINPSPHVRGGSGVLSLTGVPAVPGLDIVPDFADFSFSVTASRTGSTYVTYAVTDGDVTGSGLVRIDVIDPPEVSAQPITAAHAVYVPLQQTRTVDVTATDRDPSGGVLVVTGVTNIPVDSGIQVEVVDHRILRVTLTKPLDAAVAFGYRISNGVSQSEGTVTVVQTPAPTMAQAPVAVPDVVAVRVGDVITIPVLANDIHPDGGQLTLAAQLDQDVPSGAGLLFTSGNQLRFLAGSNPGTYSAVYRVNADNGQWASGTVTISVRAIDQDTNQAPTPRTVTARAMSGQTVRIPIPLVGIDPDGDSVQFVGLDTNPEKGSIAAVGSDWIEYEASAYATGTDTFSYSVVDALGAQANALIRVGIAEPLAGGRNPIAIADTVTARPGYTVYVRALQNDSDPDGRPLTLVSVTAQDDSVTAEIVGDLVKITAPMTPGRYGLVYEIENDLAGSASNFITVDVQTQAPLSRPVISDAVVSLSDILDQSSVDVNVLKNAFFADGPVSALRPTIVSGYGSTARVISSNTVRVQVQETSQIIPFTVAHPEDPAISSTAFIWVPGTDDALPQRKKGVKPLTVVSEQPLRININDYVIAALGKTVKLTDSNSVRATHADGSRLVINDTTLTYTSEDRYFGPASISFEVTDGDSATSPGAHTATIVLPITVTPRENMPPVMLGANIDLEPGQEKTLDLVRVTRYPYIDDQDELEYTVSGDGSGVTATLSGQTLTLKASDDAVKGKTVPLTVTVKDKVTEGSPGQILVRIVPSTRPLAIPATDSIVAKRGETQTVDVLANDQATNPFPGQPLKVLAVRGLNNGNIPPGVTVTPSADKSTLTVTVSANADPSDTTLEYEVADATNDPDRYVWGVINISVQDVPSAPQAPTRAAGFVSGNLTLSWQAPAANNSPITKYTVESDAGYRKECTSTVCSLDGLPTGQRFRFTVSATNAIGTSLVSSWSEPLSADVIPAGPASVNISAVTGQQGLATISWTAVTTPAGGSLVTGYEVVFFENGSPRSTFNIDANQTSLANIPVTPGFSYFARVTAKNSAQTTNWNSTDSGNFTAPGAPSQVTITSVSNSISGATTLTWNPATAAGSAGALRYYVTRVGSLSAGCPSDYATHPASGSLQGSDGDKAPGTYFIAVIAVNDFGCSATVTQVEVIASPTFTSVDCVIAPATGTSANCGANLDPNTAFLLKVSGLSITPAPVGSVSYQLKVGNSNWLELTAVSADFVSAEFDSSRYASNGITPGAGQNVVIRACLSASNCSAPSSAMTVDIPTPTP from the coding sequence ATGCTTCGTCGTTGGTTTGCCACACTGCGGGGAATGAGTCTGCGCAGGCGAACAGTGCTCAAATGGACCGCCTCTCTTGTGGCACTGTCCATGTTGGTTATCGGTTCAATCCTGGCAACTGGTTACCAAGCACAGCGCGTCAATCTCGACGACGGTGCTGTATGGGTGACCAACGGGGATAAACAAGCAATCGGTAGAGCCAACACAAAAGTGTTCGAACTCAACACTGTGCTCACCACCGACTCCACACAAATGGACCTGGTTCAAAACAGTTCGCACGTGTTCCTTATCAACGAGGCAACCAGGTCACTGGATATTGTCGATCAGGCCACCGGTGAGGTCGCCGAAAGCATTCCACTTCCACAAGATGTCACCTATGCTGCGCTCGCCGGAGACAACATCATCTTGCACGCACCAGCAACCGGAGATGTATGGGTGTTGCCCGCAGCAACCCTGTCTAATTTCGACGCGAAAACTCAGCCAGCAAACTTCACCGTTGGAGCAGATTCTGTTGTGGCAGTTTCCAGCGCGGGTTACCTTGTTGGGGTTAGCGCTTCCTTGGGAACGGTATCCACAATCAACACCACTAGTTCTGTTACATCAGACATCCAACAACTCGATGCTGAGCTCACCGCGGGAAAGGTACAGGCCACTCTTATCGGGGAACGCTGGGCGGTGCTGGATCAGCAAACTGCAACCCTCTACACCCAAGGCCGAGTCATCGACCTCGGCTCTGCTTCTTTTGATGTGGGGCAATCAGTTCTTCAACAGCCCAGCGCACGAGGTATTGAAGCATCAGGAAACCGGATCACCTCCGTTTCTGGTTCGTCCTCGATACTGATTTCTCACACCGCAGGCCTTGCCGCCATCAATCTTGATAGTGGTGAAGTTTTCAGCTCTGTTGCTTCAGCTCAGGGTCGTCCGGCATCAGCGGTCATCCACGGTGAGTGTGCCTATGCTGCATGGTCGGGTGGAACGGTGTGGTCGAAGTGTGGTGTTGCAGAAGAATCCACTGAGAATGCGGAATCTATGGCCGGCAGTGCTGAGTTGGTCTTCCGTGTCAGCGACCAGGTTGTTGCCCTCAATGATGCGCTCAACGGATTGGTCTGGGCTGTTCAGGGCGGGGTCAGACTGATCAACAATTGGGATACTTTGCTCGAACAGCAAGCACTTGAGCAGCAGGTTGTTCAAACAAATAATGCTGATGCCCCAGAGTTTGCTAAAGATCCGCAACCACCAGTAGCCGTCGATGATGATTTAGGTGCGCGCCCGGGCCGAGTGACCTCGCTTCCGGTTTTACTCAATGACTATGACCCCAATGGTGATGCTCTGGTCATTGATACTGTTACCTCCATTCCAGCAGCGCTGGGGGAGATCTATATCAATGCTGACCGCAGCCAAGTCATGGTGCGTTTGGCACCAGATGCCTCTGGATCAACACAGTTTGACTACAGCATCTCCGATGGTCGCGGTGGACAGGCCTCTGCCACCGTCACACTCAACATCCGTCCAGAGAGCGAGAACTCACCGCCTGTTCAAGCACGTCCAACCCGAACCAACGTGGCAACAGGTGGCCAGGTTATCGTCAACGTGTTGGAAGACTGGATTGATCCAGACGGGGACGCCATCTTTGTGGCCTCGGCGACCGTGGACGCCCCCGATTCCCTCTCTTACACCCCAGCAGGCCGAGTAGCCTTCACTGACTCAGGCCGCGGTGGCGGTGGACTTAAGCAGGTAGCTCTCGAGATCTCTGATGGCCGAGCCTCTGGGTTTGGTGCTGTTCAAATCAATGTTCGAGCACCTGGACAAGTCCCCATCGTTGCCGATGCCTTCGCAGTTATTGCCATCGTGGGACAACCCATCACTATCAACCCGTCACCTCATGTGCGCGGTGGTTCTGGGGTGTTGAGTTTGACCGGTGTTCCAGCAGTACCGGGATTGGATATCGTTCCCGACTTTGCTGACTTCTCCTTCTCGGTCACTGCCTCACGCACCGGATCAACCTATGTCACCTATGCCGTCACCGATGGTGACGTCACTGGGTCTGGGTTAGTGCGCATTGACGTGATTGACCCTCCGGAAGTTTCTGCACAGCCGATCACTGCGGCGCATGCTGTGTATGTTCCCCTGCAGCAGACCCGGACAGTGGATGTCACAGCAACCGACCGCGATCCATCTGGCGGTGTTCTCGTCGTTACGGGTGTGACGAACATTCCTGTGGATTCAGGCATTCAAGTTGAAGTGGTGGATCATCGCATTCTTCGCGTCACCCTCACCAAACCTCTCGATGCGGCAGTGGCTTTCGGATACCGCATCAGCAACGGTGTTTCCCAAAGTGAGGGCACCGTGACGGTGGTGCAAACACCCGCCCCCACCATGGCCCAAGCACCGGTTGCTGTCCCCGATGTTGTTGCCGTGCGCGTTGGCGATGTCATAACTATCCCGGTACTCGCGAATGACATTCACCCGGACGGCGGCCAGCTCACCCTTGCAGCCCAGCTGGATCAAGACGTACCCTCCGGTGCAGGTCTGCTGTTTACCTCGGGCAACCAGTTGAGATTCTTAGCAGGTAGTAACCCCGGAACGTACTCGGCGGTGTACCGGGTAAATGCAGATAATGGTCAATGGGCCAGCGGAACGGTAACAATCTCTGTGCGCGCGATTGACCAAGACACCAATCAAGCGCCCACCCCACGCACCGTGACTGCCCGGGCCATGTCGGGGCAAACAGTGAGAATTCCTATTCCGTTGGTGGGTATTGACCCTGATGGTGACTCTGTTCAATTTGTTGGTTTAGATACCAATCCCGAAAAAGGATCCATTGCTGCTGTGGGAAGCGACTGGATAGAGTACGAGGCATCTGCCTATGCCACCGGAACCGACACGTTCAGTTATTCCGTCGTTGATGCATTGGGAGCTCAAGCCAACGCATTAATCCGCGTGGGTATTGCTGAGCCGCTTGCTGGTGGGCGCAACCCGATTGCAATAGCAGATACGGTCACGGCGCGCCCTGGTTACACCGTCTACGTTCGTGCGCTACAAAATGACAGCGATCCAGATGGTCGTCCGCTGACTCTCGTATCTGTGACTGCTCAGGATGATTCTGTTACCGCAGAAATTGTGGGAGATCTTGTCAAGATTACTGCGCCGATGACACCAGGTCGTTATGGCCTTGTCTATGAGATTGAAAATGATCTTGCAGGTTCTGCTTCCAACTTCATCACCGTGGATGTGCAGACGCAGGCTCCGCTTTCGCGCCCCGTTATCTCGGATGCTGTGGTGAGCCTGTCAGATATTTTGGACCAATCCTCTGTTGACGTGAACGTGCTCAAGAATGCTTTCTTTGCTGACGGCCCCGTATCTGCGCTGCGTCCCACAATTGTGAGTGGATATGGATCGACAGCCCGGGTTATCTCTAGTAACACTGTTCGTGTTCAGGTTCAAGAAACCTCACAAATCATTCCCTTTACTGTTGCGCATCCGGAAGATCCCGCCATCAGTTCCACAGCGTTTATTTGGGTTCCCGGAACTGATGATGCTTTGCCGCAACGTAAGAAAGGCGTCAAGCCTCTGACCGTGGTCAGTGAACAACCTCTGCGGATAAACATCAATGACTATGTCATTGCTGCTTTGGGCAAAACCGTCAAGCTCACCGATAGCAACAGCGTGCGTGCAACGCATGCTGACGGTTCACGCCTGGTGATCAATGACACCACCCTGACCTACACCAGCGAAGACCGTTATTTTGGTCCAGCATCCATCTCCTTCGAGGTCACCGATGGTGACTCCGCAACCTCACCCGGAGCACACACCGCTACCATCGTGTTGCCGATTACGGTGACACCACGAGAAAACATGCCACCAGTCATGCTGGGGGCCAACATTGACCTAGAACCTGGTCAAGAAAAGACACTGGATCTCGTTCGCGTGACCAGATACCCCTATATTGATGACCAAGACGAACTTGAATACACCGTCAGTGGCGATGGCTCCGGTGTCACCGCCACGCTCAGTGGCCAAACCCTCACTCTCAAAGCAAGCGATGATGCGGTCAAGGGAAAGACCGTTCCCCTCACCGTCACTGTCAAAGACAAGGTCACTGAGGGTTCACCAGGACAAATCCTTGTCAGAATTGTGCCCTCAACCAGACCCCTTGCCATTCCTGCTACCGACAGCATTGTGGCCAAGCGTGGAGAAACCCAAACTGTAGATGTCTTGGCCAACGATCAAGCAACCAATCCATTCCCGGGACAGCCACTCAAGGTTCTTGCCGTGCGAGGCCTCAACAATGGCAACATTCCTCCGGGTGTAACGGTGACGCCCTCAGCGGATAAATCGACGCTGACGGTCACCGTCTCTGCCAACGCTGATCCCAGCGACACCACGCTGGAGTATGAGGTGGCAGATGCCACCAACGACCCAGACCGTTATGTCTGGGGAGTGATCAACATTTCGGTGCAAGACGTTCCTTCAGCGCCTCAAGCACCCACGCGCGCAGCTGGATTTGTCTCAGGAAACCTCACCCTGTCCTGGCAAGCACCTGCCGCTAACAATTCACCAATAACGAAATACACGGTTGAAAGTGATGCGGGATACCGCAAAGAATGCACCTCGACTGTGTGTTCCCTAGATGGTTTGCCCACCGGGCAGCGATTCCGTTTTACGGTCAGTGCAACCAACGCCATCGGCACCTCACTGGTGAGCAGTTGGAGTGAGCCCTTGAGCGCCGATGTTATTCCGGCAGGTCCAGCCTCTGTGAACATTTCTGCTGTAACAGGACAACAGGGCCTTGCCACAATTTCCTGGACTGCAGTCACGACACCTGCTGGGGGCAGCCTTGTAACTGGATATGAGGTGGTTTTCTTTGAAAACGGAAGCCCACGGTCCACCTTCAACATAGATGCAAATCAAACCTCACTGGCCAATATTCCGGTGACGCCTGGTTTCAGCTATTTCGCGAGGGTGACGGCGAAGAACAGTGCGCAAACGACAAACTGGAATTCGACTGACTCAGGAAACTTCACAGCACCAGGTGCACCCTCCCAAGTCACCATCACTTCGGTGAGCAACAGTATCTCTGGTGCAACAACCCTCACGTGGAATCCAGCAACGGCAGCTGGCTCTGCCGGTGCGCTGCGCTATTACGTCACCCGAGTGGGAAGTCTTTCAGCAGGTTGTCCGAGCGACTACGCAACACACCCCGCTTCGGGTTCACTACAGGGTTCCGATGGCGATAAAGCACCGGGAACCTACTTCATTGCCGTCATTGCCGTGAATGACTTTGGATGTTCTGCAACGGTGACCCAGGTTGAAGTTATTGCTTCACCAACGTTTACCTCTGTTGATTGTGTGATCGCACCTGCCACAGGGACGTCAGCAAACTGTGGTGCGAACTTAGACCCGAACACAGCCTTTCTGTTGAAAGTTTCTGGGCTATCGATTACACCCGCCCCTGTTGGCAGTGTGAGTTACCAGCTCAAGGTCGGTAATTCGAACTGGCTGGAACTCACAGCTGTGAGTGCTGACTTTGTTAGCGCTGAATTTGATTCAAGTCGCTATGCCTCCAATGGCATCACACCTGGTGCAGGTCAGAATGTAGTGATAAGGGCTTGTTTGTCAGCGTCCAACTGCAGTGCACCCAGTTCAGCAATGACTGTAGATATTCCAACTCCCACACCCTAA
- a CDS encoding serine/threonine-protein kinase produces MARRLPSTAPVLSGFTFVRVLGSGGFADVFLYEQQLPRRNVAIKVLLPEVVNPRVRDMFQSEAQLMSQLSTHPAILSVFEAGVSSDGRPYLVTEVCNSGYGERFRAETLPVAEALRTGIKIAAALETAHRANVLHRDIKPGNILITAYGHPVLSDFGIASSVYQGDNTTAVGLSVPWSAPEVIRETTTGTTASEIWALGATVYSLLAGRSPFEVPGKDNSPGHLAGRILKSKPQPIGRDDVPPQLQALLLKALSKNPIDRQHSAVEFARELQQVETSMGLAQTPLDVVGDEWGSNAIVINENDRTMLAPLDAHANPSWRRAGYSGTPAQRDELAFVASKRRRRLLWSVLGSAAALIAVITAIVIVVAQ; encoded by the coding sequence ATGGCTAGGCGTCTACCTTCAACCGCACCCGTGCTCTCGGGCTTCACCTTTGTTCGAGTATTGGGCTCGGGCGGATTTGCTGACGTCTTTTTGTATGAACAGCAATTGCCCAGGCGCAATGTTGCCATCAAAGTGTTGCTCCCTGAAGTAGTCAACCCCCGCGTTCGTGACATGTTCCAATCGGAAGCTCAGCTGATGTCACAACTGAGCACCCACCCAGCCATCTTGAGTGTTTTCGAGGCAGGCGTGAGCTCAGATGGCAGGCCTTATCTGGTCACCGAGGTCTGTAACTCTGGATACGGTGAACGTTTTCGTGCTGAAACTCTCCCTGTGGCAGAAGCACTACGTACCGGAATCAAAATCGCTGCAGCGTTAGAAACCGCACACCGCGCTAACGTCCTGCATCGAGATATTAAGCCAGGGAACATTCTCATCACCGCGTACGGTCACCCTGTCTTGAGTGACTTTGGTATTGCTTCCTCGGTCTATCAAGGAGATAACACAACAGCAGTCGGCCTGTCTGTTCCCTGGTCAGCACCTGAAGTAATCAGAGAAACCACCACGGGCACCACTGCCTCAGAAATCTGGGCTCTGGGTGCAACGGTCTACTCTTTGCTGGCTGGTCGCAGCCCCTTCGAAGTTCCTGGGAAAGACAATTCACCAGGACACCTAGCTGGCCGCATTCTCAAATCCAAACCACAACCGATTGGCCGCGATGATGTTCCACCGCAACTCCAGGCGTTGCTACTCAAAGCACTGAGTAAAAACCCCATAGACAGGCAACACTCTGCGGTGGAATTTGCGCGTGAACTCCAACAGGTTGAAACCAGTATGGGATTAGCCCAAACACCTCTCGATGTTGTCGGAGACGAATGGGGATCCAACGCCATCGTTATCAACGAGAATGACCGCACCATGCTCGCCCCACTTGATGCCCATGCCAACCCCAGTTGGCGTCGCGCCGGATACAGCGGAACACCTGCGCAACGTGATGAACTAGCCTTTGTTGCTAGTAAACGGCGACGTCGACTCTTGTGGAGCGTGCTCGGTTCGGCAGCTGCGCTGATTGCAGTTATCACCGCCATTGTGATTGTGGTGGCGCAATAA